A window of the Trichoderma asperellum chromosome 6, complete sequence genome harbors these coding sequences:
- a CDS encoding uncharacterized protein (SECRETED:SignalP(1-20)), with amino-acid sequence MKTSTLAVTVFASLAAAASPYWYITELQTLDTTSTTLESSLQFTFEDASTSLTTKCSYVNSPGSGRPVTVLTATPCENPQVQFTYIQTSAKTGQIAITLQHLNAAGNLQGEQHGTGIADLACHADEAQSGTACYAQNTEIIPGPETGA; translated from the exons ATGAAGACTTCTACTTTGGCCGTAACTGTTTTCGCCAgcctggctgcagctgcttctcccTACTGGTACATCACCGAGCTTCAAACTCTTGATACCACTTCCACGACTCTGGAGAGCAGTCTTCAATTTACATTCGAAGATGCAAGCACTTCGTTGACCACGAAATGCTCATATGTCAACTCTCCGGGATCTGGCCGCCCAGTCACCGTGTTGACAGCTACACCATGCGAAAACCCGCAGGTGCAATTTACCTATATCCAAACGAGCGCAAAGACTGGACAGATTGCCATCACTCTTCAGCATCTCAATGCTGC TGGCAATCTCCAAGGAGAACAGCACGGAACCGGCATCGCCGACCTCGCTTGCCACGCAGATGAGGCCCAAAGTGGGACAGCCTGCTAT